Proteins from a single region of Streptomyces vinaceus:
- a CDS encoding MFS transporter, with amino-acid sequence MSGTNAASFRLRLRAASGGANRWLVLAVLCVSLVLVALDATILHVAVPSVTEDLRPGSIELLWIVDAYPLVCASLLILFGTLGDRVGRRRILLLGYGLFGAASALAALADNAQVLIAARALLGVGGAMIMPATLSILRQVFPDRRERALAIGIWTAVAAIGAASGPVLGGFLVQHFWWGSVFLINIPLMALILPLGRWLLPESRGTAEGPWDVVGALMAAAGVLGFVLGVKRIGAERRLLDAEALVPLLVGAALLIFFVRRQKRRTHPLIDMRMFSRAAFSTSVGCIVLAMLALVGLELIAVQYLQLVLHLSPLETGLRLLPLTFAAMAAGATGSYTLARIGPRTMVSLGFVLTAFAVLMLTFMGQQDRPVLLTVGFILLGFGLQTTLFAAYESMLSEAPAATAGGAASIGETSYQLGAGMGIALLGSVMNAAYAPGLTHVPGVSAADAAGAANSLGEAYQIAGALGGAAGQSLYAAARHSFVHGLHVTLVVSAALLLAGAVMALKLPRVMECPDAAERDGGAEPVRLPAQAGSESARVPAATPASDRDRGRDHGRDPATRPA; translated from the coding sequence ATGTCGGGGACGAACGCGGCCTCCTTCCGGCTGCGGCTGCGAGCCGCCTCCGGCGGGGCCAACCGCTGGCTCGTCCTCGCGGTCCTGTGCGTCAGTCTGGTCCTCGTCGCGCTCGACGCGACGATCCTGCACGTCGCCGTCCCCTCCGTCACCGAGGACCTGCGCCCCGGCTCGATCGAGCTCCTGTGGATCGTCGACGCCTACCCGCTGGTCTGCGCCTCCCTGCTGATCCTCTTCGGCACCCTCGGCGACCGCGTCGGCCGCCGCCGGATACTCCTGCTCGGGTACGGGCTCTTCGGCGCGGCCTCGGCGCTGGCCGCCCTGGCCGACAACGCCCAGGTACTGATCGCCGCCCGCGCGCTGCTCGGCGTCGGCGGCGCGATGATCATGCCCGCCACCCTGTCGATCCTGCGGCAGGTCTTCCCCGACCGGCGCGAGCGGGCCCTCGCCATCGGCATCTGGACCGCCGTCGCCGCCATCGGCGCGGCCAGCGGACCGGTGCTCGGCGGCTTCCTCGTCCAGCACTTCTGGTGGGGTTCGGTCTTCCTCATCAACATCCCGCTCATGGCGCTGATCCTGCCGCTCGGACGCTGGCTGCTGCCGGAGTCGCGCGGCACGGCCGAGGGGCCGTGGGACGTGGTCGGCGCGCTCATGGCCGCCGCCGGCGTGCTGGGCTTCGTCCTCGGCGTCAAGCGGATCGGCGCGGAGCGCCGGCTCCTCGACGCCGAGGCGCTCGTGCCGCTGCTCGTGGGCGCGGCGCTGCTGATCTTCTTCGTACGACGGCAGAAGAGGCGCACGCACCCGCTGATCGACATGCGGATGTTCTCGCGGGCCGCGTTCTCGACCTCCGTCGGATGCATCGTGCTCGCGATGCTGGCCCTGGTCGGGCTGGAGCTGATCGCGGTCCAGTACCTCCAGCTGGTGCTGCACCTCAGCCCGCTGGAGACCGGGCTGCGGCTGCTGCCGCTGACCTTCGCGGCCATGGCGGCCGGGGCCACGGGGTCGTACACGCTGGCCCGGATCGGGCCGCGGACGATGGTGTCGCTCGGCTTCGTGCTGACGGCGTTCGCCGTGCTGATGCTGACCTTCATGGGGCAGCAGGACCGGCCGGTGCTGCTCACGGTCGGGTTCATCCTGCTCGGCTTCGGGCTGCAGACCACGCTGTTCGCGGCGTACGAGTCGATGCTGAGCGAGGCCCCGGCGGCGACGGCCGGCGGGGCGGCCTCCATAGGCGAGACCTCGTACCAGCTGGGCGCCGGGATGGGCATCGCCCTGCTCGGCAGTGTCATGAACGCGGCCTACGCGCCGGGGCTGACGCACGTGCCGGGGGTGTCGGCGGCGGATGCAGCGGGGGCCGCGAACTCCCTGGGCGAGGCGTACCAGATCGCGGGGGCGCTCGGAGGCGCGGCGGGGCAGTCGCTGTACGCGGCGGCGCGGCATTCGTTCGTGCACGGGCTGCACGTGACGCTCGTGGTCAGCGCCGCCCTGCTGCTGGCGGGGGCGGTGATGGCGCTGAAGCTGCCGCGGGTGATGGAATGCCCGGACGCTGCCGAGCGTGACGGTGGCGCCGAGCCGGTCCGCCTCCCCGCCCAGGCGGGTTCCGAATCCGCGCGGGTCCCGGCGGCGACGCCGGCGTCCGACCGCGACCGCGGTCGTGATCACGGCCGCGATCCGGCCACCCGCCCGGCCTGA